Sequence from the Proteiniborus ethanoligenes genome:
AAATCCGGACTGATATGATACCTCCAAAGTAGACAGTCTAATTAATTAAAATTAGATTATCTACTTGGAGGTATTTTTTATGGGGAAGAAATCACAGTATAGTATAGAAACAAAAACTCAAGCATGCAAAGACTATGAGAAAGGTAAAGGTAGTTTTCAAAGCATAGCCGAGGAAATTGGAGTTAATTGGACAACATTAAGAGAATGGTACTTTAAATATAGAGAACATGGGGTCAATGCATTTGATACTACAAAGAGAAACAATTCTTACACTAAGGAGTTTAAACTAGAAGTTATAGAAGAATATATAACTAACAAAGGATCTTATATAG
This genomic interval carries:
- a CDS encoding transposase, with the protein product MGKKSQYSIETKTQACKDYEKGKGSFQSIAEEIGVNWTTLREWYFKYREHGVNAFDTTKRNNSYTKEFKLEVIEEYITNKGSYI